In Burkholderiales bacterium, the following proteins share a genomic window:
- a CDS encoding PEP-CTERM sorting domain-containing protein: MRRTASKKTRGIFGKLLLASALAGSLHASVAQADFIALDSTRGIGNQAWTGPLGMDFNVVTTIKVTQVGAFDSGQDGFVNAITVGIFNRDTQTLVPLSSYTLTSADTLLGQSRYGDINDVILNVGRYSIVAQGFGSADLNGNTGGGSGGPTIDTGGGAISFVGGARYSGVGAFTYPTIIDGGPSNRYDAGTFQFSVVPEPTSAALVGIALGVLGMSRRRRKS; the protein is encoded by the coding sequence ATGCGGCGCACGGCGAGCAAAAAAACCAGAGGGATCTTCGGCAAGCTGCTGCTTGCGTCGGCACTGGCCGGATCACTGCACGCGTCGGTTGCGCAAGCGGACTTCATCGCGCTGGACTCGACGCGCGGCATCGGCAACCAAGCCTGGACCGGTCCGCTCGGGATGGATTTCAACGTGGTGACCACGATCAAGGTGACCCAAGTCGGCGCTTTCGATAGCGGTCAGGACGGCTTCGTCAACGCGATCACCGTCGGCATCTTCAACCGCGACACTCAGACGCTCGTCCCCCTCAGCAGCTACACGCTGACGAGCGCAGACACGCTGCTCGGGCAGAGCCGCTACGGCGATATCAACGACGTCATCCTGAACGTCGGCCGTTACTCCATCGTCGCTCAGGGATTCGGCAGCGCCGACCTCAACGGGAACACCGGCGGCGGTTCGGGCGGTCCCACGATCGACACGGGTGGCGGCGCGATCAGCTTCGTCGGCGGCGCACGCTACTCCGGCGTTGGCGCGTTTACCTATCCGACGATCATCGACGGCGGTCCCTCGAACCGCTACGACGCGGGCACCTTCCAGTTCAGCGTGGTGCCTGAACCGACTTCGGCCGCGCTCGTGGGTATCGCGCTGGGCGTACTCGGCATGAGCCGCAGGCGCCGGAAGTCGTAA
- the trpD gene encoding anthranilate phosphoribosyltransferase has product MTPQAALIRVIEHREIFREEMLALMRGIMTGEVSPTLIGAILIGLRVKKETIGEIAAAAEVMREFATRVPVEDTPNLIDTCGTGGDSAHSFNISTAAMFVAAAGGARIAKHGGRSVSSKSGSADVLEALGVHINLTPAQVAQTIEKCGIGFMFAPNHHSAMKYAAPVRRELGVKTMFNILGPLTNPAGARQQVLGVFHPDLVGIQARVLQRLGSRRVLVVHGLDGLDEIALSGETMVAELKDGDIREYTVAPSDFGLKAADPSAIRVADVDESKAMLLGALENKQGAARDIVALNAGASLYVAGLAPTLKAGVELASETIASGAARRKIDDFVAATKVFAA; this is encoded by the coding sequence ATGACTCCGCAAGCCGCGCTCATCCGCGTCATCGAGCACCGCGAGATCTTCCGCGAGGAGATGCTCGCGTTGATGCGCGGCATCATGACCGGCGAAGTGTCGCCGACGCTGATCGGCGCGATCCTGATCGGCCTGCGCGTGAAGAAGGAAACGATCGGCGAGATCGCCGCTGCGGCCGAGGTGATGCGCGAGTTCGCGACGCGCGTGCCGGTGGAAGACACGCCCAACCTGATCGACACCTGCGGCACGGGCGGGGACTCGGCGCATTCGTTCAACATCTCGACCGCGGCGATGTTCGTGGCGGCGGCAGGCGGTGCGAGGATCGCCAAGCATGGCGGGCGCTCGGTCTCCAGCAAATCGGGCAGCGCGGACGTGCTCGAAGCGCTGGGCGTCCACATCAACCTCACGCCGGCGCAGGTCGCGCAGACGATCGAGAAGTGCGGGATCGGGTTCATGTTCGCGCCCAACCATCACAGCGCGATGAAGTACGCCGCTCCGGTGCGCCGCGAGCTCGGTGTCAAGACGATGTTCAACATCCTGGGGCCGCTCACCAACCCGGCGGGCGCGCGGCAGCAGGTGCTGGGCGTCTTCCATCCTGACCTGGTCGGCATACAGGCGCGCGTGCTGCAGCGCCTCGGCAGCCGCCGCGTGCTGGTCGTCCACGGCCTCGACGGCCTCGACGAGATCGCGCTGTCGGGCGAGACGATGGTGGCCGAGCTCAAGGACGGCGATATCCGCGAATACACCGTCGCGCCTTCGGACTTCGGCCTGAAAGCGGCTGACCCTTCGGCCATCCGCGTCGCCGACGTCGACGAATCGAAAGCGATGCTGCTCGGCGCGCTGGAGAACAAGCAAGGCGCGGCGCGCGACATCGTCGCGCTCAACGCCGGAGCGAGCCTTTACGTCGCCGGGCTTGCTCCGACCCTGAAAGCCGGCGTCGAGCTCGCGTCCGAGACCATCGCGAGCGGCGCAGCACGCCGCAAGATCGACGACTTCGTCGCAGCGACGAAAGTGTTTGCGGCATGA
- the rplM gene encoding 50S ribosomal protein L13 has product MKTFSAKSHEVQRDWYIVDATGKVLGRVATEVARRLRGKHKPEFTPHVDTGDYIVVVNADKLRVTGNKTKDKLYHRHTGYPGGIYSTSFEKLQQKHPERVLQLAVKGMLPKGPLGYAMIKKMKVYAGGEHPHTAQQPKPLEI; this is encoded by the coding sequence ATGAAGACGTTTTCTGCCAAGTCGCACGAAGTTCAGCGCGACTGGTACATCGTAGACGCAACGGGCAAAGTTCTTGGCCGCGTCGCAACCGAAGTCGCTCGCCGTCTGCGCGGCAAGCACAAGCCGGAATTTACCCCGCACGTGGACACGGGCGATTATATCGTCGTCGTCAATGCGGACAAATTGCGCGTGACCGGCAACAAGACCAAGGACAAGCTCTACCATCGCCATACCGGCTATCCCGGCGGTATCTACTCGACGAGCTTCGAGAAGCTGCAGCAGAAGCACCCCGAGCGCGTCCTCCAGCTCGCAGTCAAAGGGATGCTGCCCAAGGGTCCCCTAGGCTACGCGATGATCAAGAAGATGAAGGTGTACGCCGGCGGCGAGCACCCCCATACCGCGCAACAGCCGAAACCCCTCGAGATCTAA
- the trpC gene encoding indole-3-glycerol phosphate synthase TrpC, which produces MSDILKRILGVKREEVQAAKAAKPQAEVVAAARDAAAARDFVGAMRARIAGGRAAVIAEIKKASPSKGVIREDFDPAAIAASYERHGAACLSVLTDQQFFEGRLADLQAARAACGLPALRKDFMVDPYQVYEARAAGADCILLIVAALDDAKMRELEDVARELGLAVLVEVHDGAELDRALKLKTPLIGVNNRDLRTFETRLDTTLRLLERIPADRIVITESGILEPEDVTRMRSRDVSAFLVGEAFMRAPDPGVELERLFA; this is translated from the coding sequence ATGAGCGACATCCTGAAGCGCATCCTCGGCGTCAAACGGGAGGAGGTGCAGGCGGCGAAGGCCGCCAAACCTCAGGCGGAGGTCGTCGCGGCGGCGCGAGACGCCGCGGCAGCGCGCGACTTCGTCGGGGCGATGCGCGCCAGGATCGCCGGCGGCCGCGCCGCCGTGATCGCGGAGATCAAGAAAGCGAGCCCGAGCAAAGGCGTGATCCGCGAGGACTTCGATCCCGCCGCGATCGCGGCGAGCTACGAGCGCCACGGCGCGGCGTGTCTCTCGGTGCTGACGGACCAGCAGTTCTTCGAGGGACGCCTCGCGGATCTGCAGGCGGCGCGTGCCGCGTGCGGATTGCCGGCGCTGCGCAAGGACTTCATGGTCGATCCTTACCAGGTGTACGAGGCGCGCGCAGCCGGCGCGGACTGCATCCTGCTGATCGTCGCGGCGCTGGACGACGCAAAGATGCGCGAGCTCGAAGACGTCGCGCGCGAGCTCGGGCTGGCGGTGCTGGTCGAAGTGCACGACGGGGCGGAGCTCGATCGTGCGCTGAAGTTGAAGACGCCGCTCATCGGCGTCAACAACCGTGATCTGCGCACGTTCGAAACCAGGCTCGACACGACGCTGCGGCTGCTCGAGCGCATCCCCGCGGATCGCATCGTCATCACCGAGAGCGGCATCCTCGAACCCGAGGACGTCACCCGCATGCGCTCGCGCGACGTGAGCGCTTTTCTGGTCGGCGAAGCGTTCATGCGCGCGCCGGATCCGGGCGTCGAACTGGAGAGACTGTTTGCGTAA
- a CDS encoding polymer-forming cytoskeletal protein, protein MFGGNGGKPASKPQSRIDCLIGAGTSIEGNVTFTGGLRVDGQVKGNIIAEEGKPGTLVISEQARVEGEIRVPHIVINGAVVGPVQSTEYVELQAKANVTGDVRYNTLEMQLGAVVEGRLVHEAAGKSDKVVQLKPASAD, encoded by the coding sequence ATGTTCGGAGGCAATGGCGGCAAGCCCGCCAGCAAGCCGCAGAGCCGCATCGACTGCCTGATCGGCGCGGGCACCAGCATCGAGGGCAATGTGACCTTCACCGGCGGCCTGCGGGTCGACGGCCAGGTCAAGGGCAACATCATCGCCGAGGAGGGTAAGCCCGGCACGCTGGTGATCTCCGAGCAGGCGAGGGTTGAAGGCGAGATCCGCGTCCCCCATATCGTCATCAACGGCGCGGTCGTCGGTCCTGTGCAGTCCACGGAGTACGTTGAACTGCAGGCCAAGGCCAATGTCACAGGGGATGTCCGTTACAACACCCTGGAAATGCAGCTCGGTGCGGTCGTCGAAGGCCGCCTCGTCCACGAAGCTGCGGGGAAATCCGACAAAGTCGTGCAGCTCAAGCCCGCGTCGGCGGATTGA
- a CDS encoding phosphoglycolate phosphatase yields the protein MLNAPLAIKGVTIDLDGTLLDTIPDLAAAANAMLAELGRPPLPLETIRTFVGKGIQNLVERTLAGHIDGGADAESVARAMPIYERHYVAVNGRHTTIYPGVKEGLEKLKSMGLPLAVVTNKSGRFTLPLLEEVGFSPYFRTVVSGDTLARKKPHPDPLLHACKTLEIAPRDMLMIGDSLNDTQAARAAGCPVFCVTYGYNEGHDVRDLDSDAIVDTLVEAAALVRKA from the coding sequence ATGTTGAATGCGCCCCTCGCCATCAAAGGCGTGACGATCGATCTCGACGGCACGCTGCTCGACACCATCCCCGACCTCGCCGCGGCGGCGAACGCCATGCTCGCAGAGCTCGGGCGCCCGCCCCTGCCGCTCGAAACCATCCGCACCTTCGTCGGCAAAGGCATACAGAACCTCGTCGAGCGCACGCTCGCGGGCCACATCGACGGTGGAGCGGACGCCGAGAGCGTCGCGCGCGCGATGCCGATCTACGAGCGCCACTACGTCGCCGTGAACGGCCGGCACACGACGATCTACCCCGGCGTCAAGGAAGGTCTCGAGAAGCTCAAGTCGATGGGGCTGCCGCTGGCAGTGGTCACCAACAAATCCGGACGCTTCACGCTGCCGCTCCTCGAAGAAGTCGGCTTCTCACCGTACTTTCGGACCGTGGTGTCGGGCGACACGCTCGCGCGCAAGAAGCCGCATCCCGACCCCCTGCTGCACGCGTGCAAAACCCTCGAGATCGCGCCCCGCGACATGCTGATGATCGGCGATTCGCTCAACGACACGCAGGCCGCGCGCGCCGCGGGCTGCCCGGTTTTCTGCGTGACCTACGGCTACAACGAAGGCCACGACGTGCGCGATCTCGACAGCGATGCGATCGTCGATACGCTCGTGGAGGCAGCCGCGCTCGTGCGGAAAGCATGA
- the coq7 gene encoding 2-polyprenyl-3-methyl-6-methoxy-1,4-benzoquinone monooxygenase, which translates to MNIDRLIVSFDRGLRTLFGPPVSSREVPGAELPEAPLSDPERRHAAALMRINHTGEVCAQALYQGQALTARSPVARAALERAAVEETEHLAWTSRRIEELGGRKSVLNPLFYAGSFAMGAASGLLGDRFNLGFLAETERQVVEHLDGHLQTLPRDDAKSRTVVEEMRLDEARHATTAYQHGAADLPAPVRGLMRIASKVMTKTTYWI; encoded by the coding sequence ATGAATATCGATCGCCTGATCGTCAGTTTCGACCGCGGCCTGCGCACGCTCTTCGGTCCGCCGGTGTCTTCGCGCGAAGTGCCGGGCGCCGAGCTACCCGAGGCGCCGCTGTCGGACCCCGAGCGGCGGCACGCCGCGGCGCTGATGCGCATCAATCACACCGGCGAAGTGTGTGCGCAGGCGCTGTACCAGGGGCAGGCGCTGACCGCGCGCAGCCCGGTCGCGCGCGCGGCGCTCGAGCGCGCCGCGGTCGAGGAGACCGAGCACCTCGCGTGGACGAGCCGGCGCATCGAAGAGCTCGGCGGCCGCAAGAGCGTCCTCAATCCGCTGTTCTACGCGGGCTCGTTCGCGATGGGCGCGGCGAGCGGGCTGTTGGGCGATCGCTTCAATCTCGGCTTCCTCGCCGAGACCGAACGCCAGGTGGTGGAACACCTCGACGGACATCTCCAAACGCTGCCGCGGGACGATGCGAAGAGCCGCACCGTCGTCGAAGAGATGCGTCTCGACGAAGCGCGCCACGCGACGACCGCTTACCAGCACGGCGCGGCCGATCTGCCGGCGCCGGTGCGCGGGCTGATGCGCATCGCGTCGAAGGTGATGACGAAAACGACCTATTGGATTTGA
- a CDS encoding DUF6776 family protein, whose translation MAVRLAVPWYWRTLSVLAAAALASVIAWAVFNASVRRDADAIAEVERLNAKVEAQERELGELRPRLAQAERQTQIDSAAAGDLAKQVKALAFENAALKEDLAFFQSLNATPGVVEGTLSVNRFRVRPEVVAGEYRYQMLLVQGGQRPREFQGSLQFVLDVQQDGRKVVLTLPPEPGDAGREYQLSFKFFQRVEGTFKLAPGSVLKGMQVRVFENGTRAPKLTQTLNVS comes from the coding sequence ATGGCCGTCAGGCTTGCGGTGCCGTGGTACTGGCGCACGCTCTCCGTGCTGGCGGCCGCCGCGTTGGCGAGCGTGATCGCATGGGCGGTTTTCAACGCGTCGGTGCGCCGCGATGCCGACGCCATCGCCGAAGTGGAGCGGCTCAATGCCAAGGTCGAAGCGCAGGAGCGCGAGCTCGGCGAGCTGCGGCCCCGCCTCGCCCAGGCCGAGCGCCAGACCCAGATCGACAGCGCCGCCGCGGGGGACCTCGCCAAGCAGGTCAAGGCGCTCGCGTTCGAGAATGCCGCGCTCAAGGAAGACCTCGCATTTTTCCAGTCGCTGAACGCCACACCCGGCGTCGTCGAGGGCACGCTCAGCGTGAACCGCTTCCGCGTCCGCCCCGAGGTCGTCGCCGGCGAATACCGCTACCAGATGCTGCTGGTGCAGGGCGGGCAGCGTCCGCGCGAGTTCCAGGGCAGCCTCCAGTTCGTCCTCGACGTGCAGCAGGACGGCCGCAAGGTGGTGCTCACGCTGCCGCCCGAGCCGGGTGACGCCGGGCGCGAATACCAGCTCAGCTTCAAGTTCTTCCAGCGCGTCGAGGGCACTTTCAAGCTCGCGCCGGGCAGCGTCCTCAAGGGCATGCAGGTGCGGGTCTTTGAAAACGGCACCCGCGCGCCTAAACTTACGCAGACATTGAACGTTTCCTGA
- a CDS encoding OsmC family protein, translating to MKVRIKWLEDVAFVGESESGHALVMDGAPEGGGRNLGPRPMETVLIGTGGCTAYDVVHILRKSRAAVTDCVVQIEADRAPEDPKVFTRIHFHFVVTGKALKPQQVERAVHLSAEKYCSASIMLAKTAQITHDFEIRDAE from the coding sequence ATGAAAGTACGCATCAAATGGCTCGAGGACGTCGCTTTCGTCGGCGAGTCCGAGAGCGGTCACGCGCTGGTGATGGACGGCGCGCCCGAAGGCGGCGGGCGCAACCTGGGTCCGCGTCCCATGGAGACGGTGCTCATCGGCACCGGTGGTTGCACCGCGTACGACGTCGTTCACATCCTCAGGAAATCGCGCGCCGCGGTGACCGACTGTGTCGTGCAGATCGAGGCGGATCGCGCGCCTGAAGACCCAAAAGTCTTTACGCGCATCCACTTCCACTTCGTGGTGACCGGCAAGGCGTTGAAGCCGCAGCAGGTCGAGCGAGCGGTTCACCTGTCGGCGGAAAAGTACTGCTCGGCCTCGATCATGCTCGCCAAGACCGCGCAGATCACCCACGACTTCGAAATTCGAGACGCCGAGTGA
- the trpE gene encoding anthranilate synthase component I gives MNETEFKALAAAGFNRVPVILETFADLDTPLSIYVKLAHEPYTYLLESVVGGERFGRYSFIGLAASSRLEVRGYDCVEIENGRQTQRTHAEDPLAFVQSYLDRYRTAKDERLPRFCGGLVGYFGYETVQYIEKRVGRVPKADPLGVPDIVLLVSEEIAIVDNLSGKLSLVVYANPEEEGAYGRARARLAELLQKLRDPVTIPADTRGKSVPAVSGFGQQAYHQAVAKAKRYIYDGDIMQVVPSQRMSKPFGATPLALYRALRTLNPSPYMYYFDLADFHIVGASPEILVRLEGDNVTVRPIAGTRRRGATPEEDAALAEELLSDAKERAEHIMLVDLGRNDAGRVTRTGTVKVTEQMVIERYSHVMHIVSNVEGKLEPGLKAIDVLKATFPAGTVSGAPKVRAMEIIDELEPVKRGVYAGAVGYLGFHGNMDVAIALRTAVIKDGTLHVQAGGGVVADSDPEAEWQETQNKAKALLRAAEMAESGLDTRWD, from the coding sequence ATGAACGAGACCGAGTTCAAGGCGCTCGCGGCCGCGGGCTTCAATCGCGTCCCGGTCATCCTCGAGACCTTCGCCGATCTCGATACGCCGCTCTCGATCTACGTCAAGCTCGCCCACGAGCCGTACACCTATCTCCTCGAATCGGTGGTGGGCGGCGAGCGCTTCGGACGCTATTCGTTCATCGGGCTCGCCGCGTCGAGCCGCCTCGAAGTGCGCGGCTACGACTGTGTCGAGATCGAAAACGGCCGACAGACGCAGCGCACGCACGCCGAAGACCCGCTCGCGTTCGTGCAGTCGTACCTCGACCGCTACCGCACGGCGAAGGACGAGCGGCTGCCGCGGTTCTGCGGCGGACTCGTCGGCTATTTCGGCTATGAGACGGTGCAGTATATCGAGAAGCGCGTCGGCCGCGTCCCCAAGGCCGACCCGCTGGGCGTGCCCGACATCGTTCTGCTCGTATCCGAGGAGATCGCGATCGTCGACAATCTCTCGGGCAAGCTCTCGCTGGTCGTGTATGCCAATCCCGAAGAGGAGGGCGCCTACGGTCGCGCGCGCGCGCGGCTCGCCGAGCTCCTCCAGAAGCTGCGCGACCCGGTGACGATCCCGGCCGACACGCGCGGCAAGTCGGTGCCCGCGGTGTCGGGCTTCGGGCAGCAGGCCTATCACCAGGCGGTGGCGAAGGCGAAGCGCTACATCTACGACGGCGACATCATGCAGGTCGTCCCTTCGCAGCGGATGTCCAAGCCGTTCGGCGCGACGCCGCTCGCGCTCTACCGGGCGCTGCGCACGCTCAATCCGTCGCCCTACATGTACTACTTCGATCTGGCGGACTTCCACATCGTCGGCGCTTCGCCCGAGATCCTGGTGCGCCTCGAAGGGGACAACGTGACGGTGCGCCCGATCGCGGGCACGCGGCGCCGCGGCGCCACGCCCGAAGAGGACGCGGCGCTCGCGGAGGAGCTCCTGTCCGACGCCAAGGAGCGCGCCGAGCACATCATGCTGGTGGATCTTGGCCGTAACGACGCCGGCCGTGTCACCCGGACCGGCACGGTCAAGGTGACCGAACAGATGGTCATCGAGCGCTATTCGCACGTGATGCACATCGTGTCCAACGTCGAGGGCAAGCTCGAGCCGGGGCTCAAGGCGATCGACGTGCTGAAAGCCACGTTCCCCGCGGGCACGGTGTCGGGCGCGCCCAAGGTGCGCGCCATGGAGATCATCGACGAGCTCGAGCCGGTGAAGCGCGGCGTCTACGCCGGCGCAGTCGGCTATCTCGGCTTCCACGGCAACATGGACGTCGCCATCGCCCTGCGCACAGCGGTGATCAAGGACGGCACGCTCCACGTCCAGGCGGGTGGCGGCGTCGTCGCCGACTCCGATCCCGAAGCCGAGTGGCAGGAAACTCAGAACAAGGCCAAGGCGCTCCTGCGCGCCGCCGAGATGGCGGAGTCGGGGCTCGATACTCGCTGGGATTGA
- the rpsI gene encoding 30S ribosomal protein S9: protein MAAQQNYGTGRRKSAVARVYIKPGKGDIIVNGKPVDVFFSRETGRMIVRQPLELTDNLNRFDIQVNVDGGGESGQAGAVRHGITRALIDYDATLKGALKKAGLVTRDAREVERKKVGLHKARRRKQFSKR from the coding sequence ATGGCAGCTCAGCAAAACTACGGAACCGGCCGTCGCAAGAGCGCGGTCGCGCGTGTCTACATCAAGCCCGGCAAGGGCGACATCATCGTCAACGGCAAGCCCGTCGACGTGTTCTTCTCGCGCGAGACCGGCCGTATGATCGTGCGCCAGCCGCTCGAGCTCACCGACAACCTCAATCGTTTCGACATCCAGGTGAACGTCGACGGCGGCGGTGAGTCGGGCCAGGCCGGTGCGGTGCGCCACGGCATCACCCGCGCGCTCATCGACTACGATGCGACGCTGAAGGGCGCGCTGAAGAAAGCCGGCCTCGTCACGCGCGACGCCCGGGAAGTCGAGCGCAAGAAAGTCGGTCTGCACAAGGCCCGACGCCGCAAGCAGTTCTCCAAGCGCTAA
- a CDS encoding aminodeoxychorismate/anthranilate synthase component II codes for MLLMIDNYDSFTYNLVQYLGELGEEVVVRRNDEITVDDVALMQPERIVVSPGPCTPNEAGISVPLIERLAGKTPILGVCLGHQSIGQAFGGRIVHAKELMHGKTSKIFHKDVGVFRGLPNPFTATRYHSLVIERESLPDCLEITAWTEDGEIMGVRHKTLPVEGVQFHPESILTEHGHDLLQHFLEGDPR; via the coding sequence ATGCTCCTGATGATCGACAACTACGACTCCTTCACCTACAACCTCGTCCAGTATTTGGGCGAGCTCGGCGAAGAGGTCGTCGTGCGCCGCAACGACGAGATTACCGTCGACGATGTCGCTTTGATGCAACCCGAGCGCATCGTCGTCTCACCCGGCCCGTGCACGCCCAACGAAGCGGGCATCTCGGTGCCGCTCATCGAGCGCCTCGCCGGCAAGACGCCGATCCTCGGCGTGTGCCTCGGCCATCAGAGCATCGGCCAGGCTTTCGGCGGCAGGATCGTGCATGCCAAGGAGCTGATGCACGGTAAGACCTCGAAGATCTTCCACAAGGACGTCGGCGTGTTTCGCGGCCTGCCGAATCCGTTCACCGCGACGCGCTACCACTCGCTGGTGATCGAGCGAGAGAGCCTGCCCGACTGCCTCGAGATCACCGCCTGGACCGAGGACGGCGAGATCATGGGGGTGCGCCACAAGACGCTGCCGGTCGAAGGCGTGCAGTTCCACCCCGAATCGATACTCACCGAGCACGGGCACGACCTGTTGCAGCACTTCCTCGAAGGGGACCCGCGATGA
- the argC gene encoding N-acetyl-gamma-glutamyl-phosphate reductase: MAKETVKVGIVGGTGYTGVELLRLLAQHPRAELKVITSRKEAGMPVAEMFSNLRGHVDLKFTEPDREALSTCDVVFFATPNGVAMNETRALYDAGVRVIDVAADFRIKDVALWEQWYKMQHACPDLVAEAVYGLPEVNRARIREARIVANPGCYPTSVQLGFLPLVESGKADLEHLIADAKSGVSGAGRKAEVHTLLAEASDNFKAYGVAGHRHLPEISQGLAQMAGKPVRLVFTPHLTPMIRGIHATLYVGLSGEVDLQALYEQRYANEPFVDVLPAGSYPETRSVRGANVCRIAVHRPQGGDIAVVLSVIDNLVKGASGQAVQNMNIMFGFPETMGLTQVALLP, from the coding sequence ATGGCCAAGGAAACCGTCAAAGTCGGCATCGTCGGCGGCACCGGATACACCGGTGTCGAGCTCCTGCGCCTGCTCGCGCAGCACCCGCGCGCCGAGCTCAAGGTGATCACGTCGCGCAAGGAGGCCGGCATGCCGGTCGCCGAGATGTTCTCCAACCTGCGCGGCCACGTCGATCTCAAATTCACCGAGCCCGACCGCGAGGCGCTCTCGACGTGCGACGTGGTCTTCTTCGCGACGCCCAACGGCGTGGCGATGAACGAGACCCGCGCGCTGTACGACGCCGGCGTTCGCGTGATCGACGTCGCCGCGGACTTCCGCATCAAGGACGTGGCGCTCTGGGAGCAGTGGTACAAGATGCAGCATGCCTGTCCGGACCTCGTCGCCGAGGCGGTGTACGGGCTGCCGGAGGTGAACCGCGCCAGGATTCGCGAGGCGCGCATCGTCGCGAATCCGGGCTGCTATCCGACTTCGGTCCAGCTCGGTTTCCTGCCGCTCGTCGAGAGCGGCAAGGCCGACCTCGAGCACCTCATCGCGGATGCCAAATCGGGCGTATCGGGCGCGGGCCGTAAAGCCGAAGTGCACACGCTGCTCGCGGAAGCGAGCGACAACTTCAAGGCCTACGGCGTGGCCGGCCATCGGCACCTGCCGGAGATCAGCCAGGGGCTCGCGCAGATGGCGGGCAAGCCGGTGCGGCTCGTCTTCACGCCGCACCTCACGCCGATGATCCGCGGCATCCATGCGACGCTCTACGTCGGGCTGTCGGGCGAGGTCGACCTCCAGGCGCTCTACGAGCAGCGTTACGCGAACGAGCCCTTCGTCGACGTCCTGCCCGCCGGAAGTTATCCGGAGACGCGCTCGGTCCGCGGCGCGAACGTGTGCCGCATCGCGGTCCACCGCCCGCAGGGCGGCGACATCGCGGTCGTGCTGTCGGTGATCGACAACCTCGTCAAGGGGGCTTCGGGACAGGCGGTGCAGAACATGAACATCATGTTCGGCTTTCCGGAAACGATGGGTCTCACGCAGGTCGCGCTCCTCCCGTAA
- a CDS encoding YdcF family protein: MSAWELTNVTARLLLPPGGLILLGLVGLALVRSHLKAGLGVASFALVALLVLSTPIVSRNLLKTLEDPYSDPARANADAIVVLGGGMYPAAAEYGSASVAALTLERVRYAAHLQRRTGKPILVTGGDPAGYQTSEAAQMKVALKELGATVKWTESASANTYENAKLSRKILKHAGIDSIFLVTHAWHMPRAKMAFQNAGLRVIPAPTAFRQDPRHLGVLDFVPTAEGLRDSWFFFHEVAGIAWYRLKFARER, encoded by the coding sequence ATGTCCGCCTGGGAGTTGACCAACGTCACGGCGAGGCTTTTATTGCCGCCGGGCGGCCTCATCCTGCTCGGCCTCGTCGGCCTCGCGCTCGTGCGCTCGCACCTCAAGGCGGGGTTGGGCGTGGCGTCCTTCGCGCTCGTCGCGCTGCTCGTGCTGTCGACGCCGATCGTGTCGCGCAACCTGCTGAAGACGCTCGAAGACCCTTACAGCGACCCGGCCAGGGCGAACGCGGATGCGATCGTCGTGCTCGGCGGCGGCATGTACCCCGCGGCAGCCGAATACGGCTCTGCATCGGTCGCCGCGCTGACCCTCGAACGCGTTCGCTACGCCGCGCATCTGCAGCGGCGCACCGGCAAGCCCATCCTCGTGACCGGTGGCGACCCCGCAGGCTATCAGACCTCGGAAGCCGCGCAGATGAAGGTCGCGCTGAAGGAGCTGGGCGCCACCGTGAAGTGGACCGAAAGCGCCTCTGCGAACACCTACGAGAACGCGAAGCTCAGCCGAAAGATCCTGAAGCACGCGGGCATCGACAGCATTTTCCTCGTCACCCACGCGTGGCACATGCCTCGCGCCAAGATGGCCTTCCAGAACGCCGGGCTGCGCGTCATCCCCGCGCCGACCGCGTTCCGGCAGGATCCGCGGCATCTGGGCGTCCTCGATTTCGTGCCGACGGCCGAAGGTCTGCGCGACAGCTGGTTTTTCTTCCACGAGGTCGCCGGCATCGCGTGGTACCGCCTAAAATTCGCCCGCGAGCGCTGA